Proteins encoded together in one Vitis vinifera cultivar Pinot Noir 40024 chromosome 4, ASM3070453v1 window:
- the LOC132253675 gene encoding uncharacterized mitochondrial protein AtMg00810-like yields the protein MLLALATQKDWNIHQMDVKSAFLNGYLEEEIFVEQLEGFIVQGMEEKVYLLKKALYGLKQAPRAWKVCDQTLVVSLYVDDLLVTGSSMEQINNFKKEMKDVFEMTNLGRMTFFLGMEVQQKQNEIFICQQKYAKEILKKFKMEECNPSATPVNQSEKFCKEDGSTKADERLYRTIIGCLMYLTTTRLDIMNVVSLLSRYMHCASEIHFQAAKRIVRYVKGTIDYGLRFCQVKNFTLHGYSDSAWAGCVDDMRSTSGYCFSFILLFFSWCSKKQEVIAQSTAETEYVAAVAAVNQALWIRKLMADLFMEQK from the exons ATGTTGTTGGCTCTTGCTACTCAAAAAGACTGGAATatacatcagatggatgtcaaATCAGCCTTCTTGAATGGATACTTGGAGGAAGAAATTTTTGTGGAGCAGCTTGAAGGTTTTATTGTTCAAGGAATGGAAGAGAAAGTATATTTGCTGAAAAAGGCCTTGTATGGTTTAAAACAGGCACCAAGGGCCTG GAAGGTTTGTGATCAAACACTTGTGGTATCTTTATACGTTGATGATCTACTTGTGACAGGAAGCAGTATGGAGCAAATTAACAAtttcaaaaaggaaatgaaggaTGTTTTTGAGATGACTAATCTTGGGAGGATGACATTCTTTCTTGGCATGGAGGTACAACAAAAGCAGAATGAGATCTTCATATGTCAACAGAAATATGCTAAGGAAATCCTAAAAAAGTTCAAGATGGAAGAGTGCAATCCAAGTGCAACTCCAGTGAATCAAAGTGAGAAGTTTTGTAAAGAAGATGGATCTACAAAAGCTGATGAAAGGCTTTATAGGACCATTATTGGGTGCTTGATGTACCTAACGACAACTAGACTAGATATTATGAATGTTGTAAGTTTACTCTCAAGGTACATGCATTGTGCTAGTGAAATTCACTTTCAAGCAGCAAAAAGAATTGTTAGATATGTCAAGGGTACAATTGACTATGGTTTGAGGTTTTGTCAAGTTAAAAACtttactctccatggttattcaGATAGTGCTTGGGCAGGTTGTGTTGATGACATGAGAAGTACTTCAGGTTATTGTTTCAGCTTTATTCTGCTATTTTTTTCATGGTGTTCCAAAAAGCAAGAAGTCATAGCTCAATCCACAGCAGAAACAGAATATGTAGCTGCTGTTGCTGCTGTGAATCAAGCTCTCTGGATCAGGAAATTGATGGCTGACTTATTTATGGAGCAAAAGTAA
- the LOC132253676 gene encoding uncharacterized protein LOC132253676, with amino-acid sequence MTLEASLNALTPPVFDGINYQVWAVCMEAYLDASDLWEAVSEEYEVPPLSDNPTMAQIKLHNERRQRKSKAKASLFAAVSSTIFTIIMTLKTTNGIWNFLKKEYEGNERVKGMQVLNLIREFEMQRMKESETIKDYSNKLLSIVNKVRLLGIDFSDSRIVQKFFTTVPEKFETTISSLENSKDVSSITLAKLLNAL; translated from the coding sequence ATGACCTTAGAAGCTTCACTGAATGCACTGACACCTCCAGTGTTTGATGGAATAAATTATCAAGTGTGGGCTGTCTGTATGGAAGCCTACCTCGATGCTAGTGATCTGTGGGAAGCTGTTAGTGAGGAATATGAAGTTCCTCCCCTGTCCGACAATCCAACTATGGCTCAGATAAAACTACACAATGAGAGAAGGCAAAGGAAATCAAAGGCAAAAGCTAGTCTATTTGCAGCTGTCTCATCTACAATTTTCACCATAATCATGACACTGAAGACAACAAATGGAATATGGAACTTCCTGAAGAAGGAATATGAAGGAAATGAACGAGTCAAAGGTATGCAAGTGCTGAACTTGATTAGAGAATTTGAGATGCAAAGGATGAAAGAATCAGAAACAATCAAGGATTACTCAAACAAACTTCTTAGCATTGTTAACAAAGTAAGACTTCTTGGTATTGACTTTTCTGATTCTAGAATAGTTCAAAAATTTTTTACAACAGTTCCTGAAAAGTTTGAGACTACAATATCATCTCTAGAAAACTCAAAAGATGTGTCAAGTATCACCTTGGCAAAGCTGTTGAATGCATTATAG
- the LOC100252709 gene encoding bidirectional sugar transporter NEC1, whose amino-acid sequence MAVVTVKQLAFIFGLLGNLVSFMVYLSPVPTFFKIYKRKTSEGYQALPYSVGLLCASLFLYYALLQSGKFLILSINTIGSTIQATYLVLFIIYSPRAGKVATLKMILILNVASLGLVLLLTTLFSKGKTRIQVVGWISAGVNIGTFVAPLSIIKRVIETRSVEYMPFNLSFFLTICATMWFFYGIFVRDFFIAIPNVVGFVFGIAQMFLYIIYKYMMKSDETTLEQLEETTERPLYVPTANHEPSGQELKAVTITSPRQVDYFTEHHPMFMERDEYLS is encoded by the exons ATGGCAGTCGTGACAGTTAAACAATTGGCTTTCATATTTGGCCTCTTAG GTAATTTGGTATCATTCATGGTGTACCTGTCGCCTGT GCCgacctttttcaaaatttacaaGAGGAAAACATCAGAAGGGTATCAAGCATTACCATATAGCGTGGGCCTCTTGTGTGCTTCTCTATTTTTGTACTATGCTTTGCTCCAATCTGGAAAGTTTCTGATACTCAGCATCAACACCATTGGATCTACCATCCAAGCCACCTACCTAGTATTGTTCATAATATATTCTCCCAGGGCCGGGAAG GTTGCGACATTGAAAATGATACTCATACTCAACGTAGCATCACTGGGCTTGGTGCTGCTCCTCACCACATTATTTTCAAAGGGGAAGACACGTATCCAAGTTGTAGGATGGATATCTGCTGGAGTTAACATTGGCACATTTGTTGCTCCTCTTAGCATCATT AAACGTGTGATAGAGACAAGAAGTGTAGAGTACATGCCCTTCAACCTGTCCTTCTTCCTCACTATCTGCGCAACCATGTGGTTCTTCTATGGAATTTTTGTGAGGGATTTCTTCATTGCT ATACCTAATGTGGTGGGATTTGTATTCGGGATAGCTCAAATGTTCCTTTACATTATATACAAGTACATGATGAAGAGCGATGAAACAACTCTGGAGCAGCTTGAAGAGACTACAGAAAGGCCATTGTACGTCCCAACTGCCAATCATGAACCAAGCGGCCAGGAGTTGAAGGCTGTTACTATCACGAGTCCGCGCCAGGTTGATTACTTCACTGAACACCATCCCATGTTCATGGAAAGAGATGAATACCTTTCTTAG